The following proteins come from a genomic window of Vallitaleaceae bacterium 9-2:
- a CDS encoding UbiA-like polyprenyltransferase encodes MESTKKAPILQTIRKKLHDYGELVMFSHTLFSLPFALIALFLAADGFPELRVFFWIMLALFAGRNGANALNRYVDAEIDQKNPRTASRHIPAGKVRRQEALYITLACYLLFVVAAAQINPLCLYLSPVALILFTLYSYTKRFTWLCHIILGITCAGAPVGAWIAIKGQLDLPAIALGAVVTMWVAGFDIIYGTQDIAFDTKAGLFSIPARFGLRNSLWIARGLHLLMWLTLLSLILMTPLSYIYFVGVVVSGVLLIMEHAFVDSDNRKKMNFVSYHLNQIISMVLLFSASMDIFF; translated from the coding sequence ATGGAATCGACTAAAAAAGCACCTATCCTTCAAACAATACGAAAAAAACTTCATGATTATGGCGAATTGGTGATGTTCTCACATACACTTTTTTCGTTGCCCTTCGCCCTCATTGCACTATTTTTAGCGGCTGACGGTTTTCCTGAACTGCGTGTGTTTTTTTGGATTATGCTGGCTCTTTTTGCCGGGCGTAATGGAGCCAATGCACTAAACCGTTATGTGGATGCCGAGATTGATCAAAAAAATCCTCGAACAGCATCACGACATATTCCTGCCGGAAAAGTTCGACGCCAAGAAGCTCTCTATATTACCCTTGCATGTTATCTACTATTTGTTGTTGCAGCAGCACAGATTAATCCTTTGTGTCTATATTTATCCCCTGTTGCACTGATTTTATTCACATTGTACTCTTATACCAAACGTTTTACTTGGTTATGTCATATAATCCTTGGAATCACCTGTGCAGGCGCCCCTGTTGGTGCATGGATCGCGATTAAGGGTCAGTTGGATTTGCCGGCTATTGCCCTTGGCGCAGTTGTCACGATGTGGGTTGCCGGCTTTGATATTATCTATGGAACCCAAGACATTGCCTTTGACACGAAGGCGGGCTTATTTTCTATCCCCGCACGCTTTGGTCTGCGTAATAGTTTATGGATTGCCCGAGGTCTACATCTTCTGATGTGGCTAACATTATTATCATTGATATTGATGACTCCATTGTCCTATATCTACTTTGTTGGTGTTGTTGTTAGCGGTGTTTTATTGATTATGGAACATGCCTTTGTTGACTCTGACAACAGAAAAAAAATGAACTTTGTGTCGTATCATTTGAATCAAATCATATCTATGGTCTTACTATTTAGCGCTTCCATGGATATATTTTTCTAG
- a CDS encoding menaquinone biosynthesis decarboxylase — protein sequence MTYKDLPQFIHALKENNQLVTIDTPVDPDLEITEIADRVSKAYGKALLFTNVKGSNYPLIINTLGTYERLSMGLGVNNLNDIASQIEDFMNLSAYASLVGKIKAIPKLAPLPFIFPRTVKSAPCQEVIEEPDLEQLPIIKCWPQDGGKYITLPLVFTKDPENGQQNVGMYRMQVYDKKTTGMHWHLHKDGKEIYEKYRKAGKRMPVCVALGCDPATIYASTAPLPKMIDEVLFAGYLKKRPIELVKATTCDIKVPAHAEFILEGYVDLEEERLEGPFGDHTGYYSLADMYPVFHLTKITRKKHPIYPTTIVGKPPMEDCYLGKATERIFLPLMKIQCPEIVDIDFPLEGVFHNCAIISIKKAFPLHANKAMYALWGLGQMMYTKMLIIVDETVDVHDYQAVIKAMVYHANIRSHYVVSEGPLDALDHASNRAFQGYRLGIDATKKLPLEQSMAAPLSTQSLSSLIQVLHISDPKAYAEPYNCRYRILVDDNIALDDYSTVSWKVFNNIDANRDITYHTCEDGSICLIINATKKGDSDGLKRPWPDDIEMSEPIKQRVTKKWNLYGID from the coding sequence ATGACCTATAAAGATTTACCCCAATTTATCCATGCGTTAAAGGAGAACAACCAGCTTGTAACCATTGATACCCCTGTGGATCCTGATTTAGAAATTACCGAAATCGCCGACAGAGTCTCAAAAGCATATGGTAAAGCTCTTCTTTTTACTAATGTTAAAGGATCAAACTATCCATTAATCATCAATACATTAGGTACCTATGAACGTTTGTCGATGGGCTTGGGTGTTAATAATCTCAATGATATCGCATCACAGATTGAAGATTTTATGAATTTGAGTGCTTATGCTTCCCTCGTCGGAAAGATTAAAGCCATTCCCAAGCTTGCGCCACTCCCATTTATTTTTCCAAGAACGGTAAAATCAGCCCCTTGCCAGGAGGTCATTGAAGAGCCGGATCTAGAACAACTTCCTATTATAAAGTGTTGGCCTCAGGATGGTGGTAAGTACATCACCTTACCCCTAGTCTTTACAAAAGACCCGGAAAACGGTCAACAAAATGTGGGAATGTATCGAATGCAAGTCTATGACAAAAAAACAACTGGCATGCATTGGCACTTGCATAAAGATGGCAAGGAAATCTATGAAAAGTATCGCAAGGCAGGTAAACGGATGCCTGTTTGCGTTGCACTTGGCTGTGACCCTGCAACGATTTATGCGTCAACAGCTCCTTTACCTAAAATGATTGATGAAGTTTTGTTTGCAGGCTATCTAAAAAAACGTCCTATTGAATTAGTCAAAGCGACTACTTGCGACATTAAAGTACCTGCCCATGCAGAATTTATTTTAGAAGGTTATGTTGACCTAGAAGAAGAACGCCTTGAAGGTCCCTTTGGCGACCATACGGGATACTATTCCCTAGCTGATATGTATCCCGTATTTCATTTAACAAAAATCACACGCAAAAAACACCCCATCTATCCTACAACCATTGTTGGCAAGCCACCGATGGAGGATTGCTATCTTGGCAAAGCAACGGAGCGTATTTTCCTTCCTCTCATGAAGATTCAATGTCCTGAGATTGTTGATATTGATTTTCCATTAGAAGGTGTGTTCCATAACTGCGCTATTATCTCCATAAAAAAAGCGTTTCCTCTTCACGCCAATAAAGCTATGTATGCACTATGGGGACTTGGGCAGATGATGTATACCAAAATGTTGATTATCGTTGACGAGACTGTCGATGTTCATGATTATCAAGCGGTTATCAAAGCCATGGTATATCATGCCAATATAAGAAGTCACTACGTTGTGAGTGAAGGCCCGCTTGACGCCTTAGATCACGCATCCAACCGAGCTTTTCAAGGGTATCGTCTAGGTATCGATGCCACAAAAAAACTTCCACTTGAGCAAAGCATGGCTGCACCTCTCTCCACCCAAAGCTTAAGTTCGCTAATTCAAGTGCTGCATATAAGTGACCCAAAAGCTTACGCAGAGCCTTATAATTGCCGCTACCGTATCCTGGTTGATGATAATATTGCGCTTGATGATTATAGCACGGTAAGTTGGAAGGTTTTTAATAATATTGATGCAAACCGAGACATTACTTATCATACATGTGAAGACGGTAGTATCTGTCTAATCATCAATGCAACCAAAAAAGGAGATAGCGATGGACTCAAACGTCCGTGGCCTGATGATATTGAAATGTCTGAACCTATTAAACAACGCGTTACAAAGAAATGGAATCTATATGGAATCGACTAA
- a CDS encoding methyl-accepting chemotaxis protein, whose translation MEKVKFSIGKKISLIVMLLMVLLITVVTLFFRYTTVELATALSLKNAQDVGQQTALGIDYYLKGYENIVKSLASQESIQNGNRQEVEKILTTFMASDSDIKYLYVGYENGDFMSGSGEDNTGYDPRKMHWYQEGKETLHYSDEYFEDGEELITITYPLLNAQGNFIGVVGVDLDMDTFSKTVATIKVGKKGYPIIVDGNGIILGHYDSESLGSSIEQSPLMQAMLNEQKELDYRVEEDGQQVNKYASFSHLNQVEWTVITTYYYDEVDSIVTQIMTFVATVAFIVFIIALIIIFLFSKKISNNIGKLISVMEGVSKGDLSQQATVSSKDEIEVLSYHFNTTIKELSSLVSRIINVSEELSGTSQMLASTSEEVSASAEEVSKTVEEIAQGATSQAEDAENGVQMIHQLAQKMEELGENTVQMIDSVNESNQAYEVGVVSVETLIEKNTQSRESRESIEKVITSLNQHTSDIDMILTAISSIASQTNLLALNASIEAARAGEHGKGFAVVADEIRKLAEESSKSSDEIREIMQLIQTDSNTSIKTMDILNENSKDQVLAVDSVVSSFKSIKEVYNQVTEKINTMSQSVTTIIADKDAMTSSIENISAVSQETAAASEEVTATMTQQSEAVDSVAISAQKLNGIAIELHDEITKFSV comes from the coding sequence ATGGAAAAAGTGAAGTTCTCAATTGGCAAAAAAATTAGTTTGATTGTTATGCTGCTTATGGTACTTTTAATCACAGTAGTAACCCTGTTTTTTAGGTATACAACAGTCGAGCTTGCAACAGCTCTATCATTAAAAAATGCCCAGGATGTTGGGCAACAAACTGCCCTAGGCATTGACTATTATCTAAAAGGATATGAAAACATTGTCAAATCATTAGCATCGCAAGAGTCCATCCAAAATGGAAACCGCCAAGAGGTTGAAAAAATCTTAACAACATTTATGGCATCTGACAGTGATATAAAATATCTATATGTCGGGTACGAAAATGGAGATTTTATGTCAGGCAGTGGTGAAGATAATACAGGATATGATCCTAGAAAAATGCACTGGTATCAAGAAGGAAAAGAGACATTGCATTATTCGGATGAATACTTTGAAGATGGAGAGGAACTTATCACCATCACGTATCCGCTTTTAAATGCTCAAGGAAATTTTATTGGGGTGGTTGGAGTAGACCTAGATATGGATACATTTTCAAAAACGGTAGCTACAATTAAAGTCGGAAAAAAAGGATATCCCATTATCGTCGACGGTAACGGAATTATACTGGGACATTATGACAGTGAATCCCTTGGAAGTTCCATCGAACAGTCGCCATTAATGCAAGCCATGCTTAATGAACAAAAAGAGTTGGATTATCGTGTAGAAGAAGACGGACAGCAAGTCAATAAATATGCATCTTTTAGCCATCTAAATCAGGTTGAGTGGACCGTTATAACAACCTATTATTATGATGAAGTCGACAGTATTGTTACACAGATTATGACATTTGTTGCAACCGTTGCCTTCATTGTCTTTATCATTGCTCTCATCATTATTTTCTTATTTTCTAAAAAAATATCCAATAATATCGGAAAATTAATAAGTGTCATGGAAGGGGTTAGTAAAGGGGACTTAAGCCAACAAGCTACAGTATCTTCCAAAGATGAAATTGAAGTGTTAAGTTATCATTTTAATACCACAATTAAGGAGCTTTCTTCCTTGGTAAGTCGTATTATTAATGTCTCAGAAGAACTTAGTGGAACTTCACAGATGCTTGCATCAACCAGTGAAGAAGTAAGTGCATCGGCAGAGGAAGTATCAAAAACTGTGGAAGAGATTGCGCAAGGAGCCACAAGTCAAGCAGAAGATGCGGAAAATGGTGTTCAAATGATTCATCAACTGGCTCAAAAGATGGAAGAGCTTGGAGAAAATACTGTTCAAATGATTGATTCGGTTAACGAAAGTAATCAAGCTTATGAGGTTGGCGTCGTGTCGGTTGAAACATTAATTGAAAAAAACACCCAATCACGTGAATCGAGAGAATCCATCGAAAAAGTCATTACCTCGCTTAATCAGCACACATCAGACATTGATATGATATTAACAGCTATATCATCGATTGCAAGCCAGACAAATCTATTGGCGCTTAACGCATCTATTGAGGCCGCACGTGCAGGAGAACATGGCAAAGGATTTGCTGTGGTTGCAGATGAAATCAGAAAACTAGCAGAAGAATCTTCTAAATCCTCAGATGAAATTCGAGAGATTATGCAATTGATTCAAACCGATAGCAATACCTCAATTAAGACCATGGATATATTAAATGAAAATTCAAAAGATCAGGTGTTAGCAGTTGATTCTGTCGTTAGTTCTTTTAAGTCCATTAAAGAAGTCTATAACCAAGTGACAGAAAAAATCAATACGATGAGCCAATCAGTAACGACAATCATTGCGGATAAGGATGCCATGACGTCCAGTATTGAAAATATTTCTGCAGTATCGCAAGAAACAGCAGCAGCGTCTGAAGAAGTAACGGCAACAATGACGCAACAGTCAGAAGCTGTTGATTCAGTAGCGATATCAGCACAAAAATTAAATGGGATTGCAATAGAACTCCATGATGAAATTACAAAATTTAGTGTTTAG
- a CDS encoding ABC transporter substrate-binding protein, which produces MKKRNVVQKMMMLMMVAVLLMGCSSAENKTLNIGVMSDLGAVPILIAQEKGFFEEENIDVNLEVFRSAVDRDSALQTGNLDGAMADMLTIFFYQEAGYDMKMTSNTYGNYKLVSAPGVTADTFMDIESKQIGLSSNTVIEFATTVIADEMGFYDSLEKVAIPQMPVRLEMLSTNELSGATLPEPLATNAVMDGGTVIGDTQSQGLYPAIMIFSEAAVTDKTKALEKFYVAYNKAIDYLNATDKAEYYGLLVEHLGFSQALQDTFEIPAFEHIAVPDEYTFDVTQTWMKEAGLIENSYNYEQVSNLNLLPNR; this is translated from the coding sequence GTGAAAAAAAGAAATGTAGTTCAAAAAATGATGATGTTGATGATGGTAGCGGTATTGCTTATGGGATGCAGCAGTGCAGAAAATAAGACCTTAAATATTGGAGTGATGTCGGATTTAGGGGCTGTACCCATTCTCATCGCGCAAGAAAAAGGCTTTTTTGAAGAAGAAAATATTGATGTGAATCTTGAAGTATTTCGAAGTGCAGTTGACCGGGATAGTGCTTTACAAACAGGAAACCTAGATGGGGCAATGGCGGATATGCTGACAATTTTCTTTTACCAAGAAGCTGGGTATGATATGAAAATGACCTCAAACACATATGGGAATTATAAACTTGTCTCTGCGCCGGGAGTGACAGCTGATACATTTATGGATATCGAAAGCAAGCAAATTGGACTCTCAAGTAATACAGTTATTGAATTTGCTACAACAGTCATTGCAGATGAGATGGGATTTTATGACAGTCTGGAAAAAGTGGCGATTCCACAAATGCCTGTTCGATTAGAGATGCTTAGCACGAATGAATTAAGTGGGGCTACCTTACCGGAACCATTAGCAACAAATGCGGTAATGGATGGGGGAACAGTCATCGGAGATACACAAAGCCAAGGATTATATCCGGCGATTATGATTTTCTCAGAAGCGGCTGTTACTGATAAGACAAAAGCCCTAGAAAAGTTCTACGTAGCATATAATAAAGCAATAGATTATTTGAATGCTACAGATAAAGCAGAATATTATGGATTGTTGGTTGAACATTTAGGTTTTTCACAAGCACTACAAGATACATTTGAGATTCCGGCATTTGAACATATTGCAGTGCCAGATGAATACACGTTTGATGTAACACAAACATGGATGAAAGAAGCAGGATTAATTGAAAATAGTTATAATTATGAACAAGTAAGTAACTTAAATCTATTACCCAATCGTTAA
- a CDS encoding L-lactate dehydrogenase, producing the protein MNISGTKVAIIGTGNVGATTAYSLTVQGVCSELVLIDRNQEKAMGEVLDLQHSIEYLNRNVRVSTGDYSQCQDAHIVVITASGSMDGVHSRLDLLDKNIPIMKEIVDQVMASGFNGYIIVVSNPVDVLSYYVYKRSGLSKSQVIGTGTSIETARLKQIIGERMRVDPRSVDAFAMGEHGDSQVVPWSHVRVGGKSFDDILEDNSHRFQEVDKEKIVEMTRMAGSEVLRRKGNTEYGIASATTGIIKSILRDENQIITVSTLLEGEYGEYDVYCGVPVILGKEGVIEIGEYRLTADEKEKFHASCEIIREHINKLSLDKTDKR; encoded by the coding sequence ATGAATATATCAGGAACAAAAGTAGCCATTATTGGAACGGGCAATGTTGGAGCAACGACAGCATATAGTTTAACAGTTCAAGGTGTTTGTTCAGAGCTTGTACTTATTGATCGAAATCAAGAAAAAGCTATGGGGGAAGTTTTAGACTTGCAGCATAGTATAGAATATCTTAATCGTAATGTACGTGTAAGCACAGGAGATTATTCACAGTGCCAAGATGCACATATCGTTGTGATCACGGCGAGTGGAAGTATGGACGGCGTCCACTCGCGATTAGATCTATTAGACAAGAATATTCCGATTATGAAGGAAATTGTGGATCAAGTGATGGCAAGCGGATTTAATGGATACATTATTGTTGTATCTAATCCTGTAGATGTACTTAGCTATTATGTCTACAAAAGATCGGGATTATCAAAATCCCAGGTTATCGGAACGGGAACATCTATTGAGACGGCAAGATTAAAGCAAATCATTGGAGAACGCATGCGTGTTGATCCGCGAAGTGTGGATGCTTTTGCTATGGGTGAGCATGGAGACTCTCAAGTTGTTCCATGGTCCCATGTAAGGGTTGGAGGAAAAAGTTTTGACGATATACTTGAAGACAATAGTCATCGATTCCAAGAGGTCGATAAAGAAAAAATTGTTGAGATGACCCGTATGGCAGGCAGTGAAGTGCTTCGACGCAAAGGCAATACTGAATATGGAATTGCAAGTGCAACAACAGGAATTATAAAATCAATTCTGAGGGACGAAAATCAGATTATTACAGTGTCAACGCTTTTAGAAGGAGAATACGGAGAATATGACGTCTATTGTGGTGTGCCGGTGATTCTTGGTAAAGAAGGTGTTATAGAAATCGGAGAGTATCGGTTAACGGCAGATGAGAAGGAAAAGTTTCATGCGAGCTGTGAAATTATACGCGAGCATATTAATAAACTTTCTCTTGATAAAACAGATAAAAGATGA
- a CDS encoding DUF4003 family protein yields MKKELEKRCQQFIENRDKIKEAFVWNGGLIHLACAAIFTANNKTADIQLLFSSKQMLKQQVGPFSNFRNTAQAAIISMLAVSDYPGEYLEEGLDVYAALKKRFWSSTHLALAAMVIAQLTDKTEYMGIVERTRSIYDLMKSEHPFLTGSDDSAYCALMALSDKSDDALLEDAQIIYTTLKEHFFSANAVQSLSHVLALAEGEIEKKVERTIELYRQLKLRGYKYGTSYELPTLGVLALGQQNITELVEAMIEVDTWLSKQKGFGFFSGVTNKQRLMYAGMLVGYQEDNDKMLQTATLNSTVSIIIAQQAAMMAAIAAGSASAAASN; encoded by the coding sequence ATGAAAAAAGAGTTGGAAAAACGTTGTCAACAGTTTATCGAGAACAGAGATAAAATCAAAGAGGCTTTTGTGTGGAATGGAGGATTGATTCACCTTGCATGTGCCGCAATCTTTACTGCGAACAATAAAACTGCCGATATTCAGCTTCTTTTTTCAAGCAAGCAAATGTTAAAACAGCAAGTGGGTCCGTTTTCAAACTTTAGAAATACTGCACAGGCTGCCATCATATCTATGCTTGCCGTAAGCGATTATCCGGGAGAGTATTTAGAAGAAGGACTTGATGTATATGCAGCACTAAAAAAACGCTTTTGGAGTTCGACCCATCTTGCATTGGCTGCAATGGTTATCGCTCAATTGACAGATAAGACAGAATATATGGGTATTGTAGAACGTACCCGAAGTATTTATGACCTGATGAAGTCGGAGCATCCTTTTTTGACAGGCAGTGATGATAGTGCATATTGTGCGTTAATGGCCTTATCTGATAAATCAGATGATGCATTACTAGAGGATGCACAAATAATCTATACCACGTTAAAGGAACATTTTTTTTCGGCGAATGCAGTACAGTCGCTTAGTCATGTTCTTGCACTAGCAGAAGGTGAGATTGAAAAAAAGGTAGAGCGCACGATTGAATTATACAGACAGCTTAAGTTGAGAGGATATAAATATGGGACTTCATATGAATTGCCAACACTTGGTGTCTTAGCCTTAGGACAACAAAATATTACGGAATTAGTCGAAGCGATGATAGAGGTTGACACATGGTTGTCCAAGCAAAAAGGGTTTGGCTTTTTTAGTGGAGTCACCAATAAACAGCGCCTTATGTACGCAGGGATGCTAGTGGGGTATCAAGAGGATAACGATAAAATGTTGCAGACAGCAACGCTTAACAGCACAGTATCTATTATTATTGCACAGCAGGCGGCGATGATGGCGGCAATTGCTGCCGGTTCAGCATCTGCAGCTGCCTCAAATTGA
- a CDS encoding HAD family hydrolase, with translation MQKIIFFDVDGTLVDFNGDMPKSNLHALEQLKRKGHKIYICTGRSRFSLTQKLLDANFDGIIGASGAYVECEGQEIYQHIMNPDDVHNILELAQREDWIYSCQTKDQILMPDRSKERMLDYFKEQKGLTEEQIKENPLFVNFLKKGISSEIEKNIDKIEKIVYRESPSPIHKVKEVLGENIEVTMLSFEGANEGSGEISTVGIHKAFGIQKVLDYYGMDRSESIAFGDGPNDIEMMQYVGLSVAMGNATDAVKEVADMVTDAVHEDGIIHALEKLKLIE, from the coding sequence ATGCAGAAGATTATTTTTTTTGATGTTGATGGAACATTAGTGGATTTTAACGGAGATATGCCGAAGTCTAACCTTCATGCTTTGGAACAGCTTAAGCGAAAAGGACATAAGATATATATATGCACAGGCAGAAGTCGTTTTAGTCTGACGCAAAAACTATTGGATGCGAATTTTGATGGAATTATTGGCGCATCGGGAGCCTATGTTGAATGTGAAGGTCAAGAGATATATCAACACATTATGAATCCAGATGATGTACATAATATCCTTGAGTTGGCCCAAAGAGAAGACTGGATCTATAGTTGCCAGACAAAAGACCAGATTTTGATGCCGGACAGATCCAAAGAGAGAATGTTGGATTATTTTAAAGAGCAAAAAGGCTTGACGGAAGAACAAATCAAAGAAAATCCGCTTTTTGTTAATTTCTTAAAGAAGGGAATTTCGTCAGAAATTGAAAAAAATATTGATAAGATTGAAAAGATTGTCTATAGAGAAAGTCCCTCTCCCATACATAAAGTCAAAGAAGTGCTGGGAGAAAATATCGAGGTGACAATGTTAAGCTTTGAAGGTGCAAATGAAGGAAGTGGTGAAATATCTACAGTAGGTATTCACAAAGCATTTGGCATCCAAAAAGTTCTTGATTATTATGGAATGGACCGATCCGAAAGTATTGCCTTCGGTGATGGACCCAATGATATTGAGATGATGCAATATGTTGGTCTAAGTGTTGCCATGGGTAATGCAACAGATGCAGTTAAAGAAGTTGCCGATATGGTGACAGACGCAGTGCATGAAGATGGGATTATCCATGCTTTAGAAAAATTAAAATTGATAGAATAA
- a CDS encoding HD domain-containing protein — MKRFKFKSIVSRLAFHVSVAVFLVSIAFSTLNYFGEKKDIEERMSAKLGYILDTASSSLTLPVWRIDYPAMEGIIKSFARKSEVVSIELFDLDYQPIYSATKSDKSYEEYMTYTDEVDIFYNGEILASVKISITDYYEVKFFQKTVSKNMLLLAFQIIIILFMIRFLTTRELQPLSRINQAAKRIAEGDFEHFITEIGDNEIGALGTTINNMQGKLNIQKKQILHNMNKIRLQNEKLVNANMEIEALYGQTKAYSQQLEASIEMNRLAYFETVKALAKAIEAKDHYTAGHCERVASLSVEIGRHLKLEEQDLETLHLAATLHDIGKIGISSEVLNKEGKLTREEYNYIKQHPRIGYDILCDISSLKKAAKIVLQHHERWDGKGYSCELKATETSLEARIIGIVDAFDAMTSSRPYRKQALSIEEAMREILNGKGKQFDEEIAEILLKIIVLEGEAYE, encoded by the coding sequence ATGAAAAGGTTTAAGTTTAAATCTATTGTCAGTAGACTCGCATTTCATGTATCCGTTGCGGTGTTTTTGGTCTCGATTGCCTTTAGCACATTAAACTACTTTGGAGAAAAAAAGGACATTGAAGAGAGGATGAGTGCAAAACTCGGATATATTCTTGATACCGCATCGTCAAGTCTTACACTCCCGGTATGGAGAATTGATTATCCTGCGATGGAAGGTATTATAAAAAGTTTTGCCAGAAAGTCGGAGGTTGTATCTATAGAATTGTTTGACTTAGATTATCAACCTATCTATAGTGCAACTAAAAGTGACAAATCCTATGAAGAATATATGACATATACGGATGAAGTTGATATCTTTTATAATGGAGAAATCTTAGCAAGTGTCAAGATATCGATAACCGACTATTACGAAGTGAAATTCTTCCAAAAAACGGTATCGAAAAACATGCTTCTATTAGCCTTTCAGATTATCATTATACTCTTTATGATTCGATTTTTAACGACAAGAGAGCTTCAACCTTTATCCAGAATTAATCAAGCGGCTAAACGTATTGCAGAAGGAGATTTTGAACATTTTATTACGGAAATTGGTGATAATGAAATAGGTGCTCTTGGGACAACGATTAACAATATGCAAGGCAAGCTTAATATACAAAAAAAACAAATCTTACATAACATGAACAAAATACGCCTTCAAAATGAAAAGCTCGTAAATGCCAATATGGAAATAGAAGCCCTTTATGGTCAGACCAAAGCATACAGCCAACAGCTTGAAGCATCAATTGAGATGAATCGGCTGGCGTATTTTGAGACCGTAAAAGCCCTTGCGAAAGCGATAGAGGCCAAAGATCATTATACAGCAGGACATTGTGAGAGAGTTGCAAGTCTATCTGTAGAGATTGGACGCCATCTTAAGCTAGAGGAACAGGATTTAGAGACATTACACTTAGCGGCTACCCTACATGATATCGGGAAAATTGGTATATCATCGGAGGTCTTAAATAAAGAAGGAAAGCTGACGAGAGAGGAGTACAATTACATCAAGCAGCATCCTAGAATCGGGTATGATATTCTTTGTGATATCTCGTCATTAAAAAAAGCGGCTAAAATTGTACTTCAACATCATGAACGCTGGGATGGAAAAGGTTATTCGTGTGAGCTAAAAGCTACAGAAACATCTCTTGAAGCAAGGATAATAGGAATAGTAGATGCGTTTGATGCTATGACAAGTAGTCGCCCATATAGAAAACAAGCACTATCAATAGAAGAAGCAATGCGTGAAATTCTAAACGGAAAAGGTAAACAATTTGATGAAGAGATTGCCGAGATTCTTCTCAAAA